From a single Oncorhynchus tshawytscha isolate Ot180627B linkage group LG33, Otsh_v2.0, whole genome shotgun sequence genomic region:
- the nsrp1 gene encoding nuclear speckle splicing regulatory protein 1 — translation MAAPSKQYGLIIPQKRASKTVTLPRPSVFGDDSDEETSVGESLQKEALKKRMMKQTRLEMQKALEQDSSVYDYDGVYDDMQKQRLESSKKMLGGTDRKPKYINQLLQAVEDRKKEQERRDERKIQKEREAEGEQFADKEAYVTSAYRQKLKERQEELEKEKREAAMEAALDVKKQKDLSGFYRHLLNQTVGEEAIPDRSVPRDQSSKEVKTEAPSPPSSPPSQDHVPSSHSDSEEGQDQKAGFSKPAPGAKRHYRQRSPSSGSGEEEREKDREREKKRHKERDRDQGRDRERVRERDREDRHDGRRDEKDGRKERDRDREEDRHGGRRDEKDGRKERDRGRRDKEREERHGKRERSPKDREKENGEKQRELDKDKGRERDKGREKERNRDGEKEKTIKTDEKEGEGSAKKGKEGEGKGKEGEGSERKGKEGEGSERKGKEGEGSERKGKEGEGSERKGKEGEGSERKGKEGSEKEGEGSEKKGKEREEESKVSKFVKRSSEQTVTSARDRYLARQMARSATKTYIEKEED, via the exons ATGGCGGCACCTAGTAAACA GTACGGCCTGATCATACCCCAGAAGAGAGCGTCTAAGACAGTCACCTTGCCCAGGCCCTCAGTTTTTGGGGATGACTCTGATGAAGAG ACCTCGGTTGGGGAGAGTTTGCAGAAGGAGGCTCTGAAGAAGAGGATGATGAAACAG acacGTCTGGAGATGCAGAAGGCTCTAGAGCAGGACAGCAGTGTGTATGACTACGATGGTGTCTATGATGACATGCAGAAACAGAGGCTGGAGAGCAGCAAGAAAATGCTGGGAGGAACCGACAGGAAG ccAAAATACATCAACCAGCTGCTACAAGCGGTGGAGGACAGGAAGAAGGAGCAGGAacggagagatgagaggaagattcagaaggagagagaggcggagggagAGCAGTTTGCAGACAAGGAGGCTTACGTCACctcagcctacagacagaaactcaaggagagacaggaggagctgGAAAAAGAAAAGCGAGAGGCAGCGATGGAGG cTGCTCTGGATGTGAAGAAGCAGAAAGACCTGAGTGGTTTCTACAGACACCTGCTGAACCAGACCGTAGGAGAGGAGGCCATACCAGACCGCTCTGTACCGAG GGATCAGAGTTCAAAAGAAGTCAAGACAGAAGCGCCATCCCCACCGTCTTCACCTCCCTCACAAGACCACGTCCCCAGTTCCCATAGCGACAGCGAGGAGGGGCAGGATCAGAAGGCAGGGTTCAGTAAGCCGGCCCCTGGTGCCAAACGCCACTACAGACAGAGGTCCCCTTCCTCtgggagtggagaagaggagcgagagaaggatagagagagagaaaagaagagacacaaagagagagacagagaccaaggaagggatagagagagggtcagagagagagacagggaggacaggcaTGATGGACGGAGAGATGAGAAGGAtggaagaaaggagagggatagagacagagaggaggacaggcatGGTGGACGGAGAGATGAGAAGGAtggaagaaaggagagggacagggggaggcgggataaagagagagaggagagacacgggaagagagaaaggagcccgaaagacagagagaaggagaacggggagaaacagagggagctagacaaagacaaggggagagaaagggacaagggcagggagaaagagaggaataggGATGGAGAAAAGGAGAAGACTATAAAAACCGacgaaaaggagggagaggggtcagctaagaaggggaaggagggagaggg gaaggggaaggagggagaggggtcagagaggaaggggaaggagggagaggggtcagagaggaaggggaaggagggagaggggtcagagaggaaggggaaggagggagaggggtcagagaggaaggggaaggagggagaggggtcagagaggaaggggaaggagggttcagagaaggagggagaggggtcagagaagaaggggaaggagagagaggaggagagtaaagtGAGTAAGTTTGTCAAGCGCAGCAGTGAGCAGACCGTGACCTCAGCCAGAGACAGATACCTGGCCAGACAGATGGCACGCTCAGCCACCAAGACGTAcatagagaaggaggaggactga